A window of the Microbacterium sp. AZCO genome harbors these coding sequences:
- a CDS encoding LacI family DNA-binding transcriptional regulator yields the protein MSKRLAEVARKVGVSEATVSRVLNDKPGVSDATRQAVLTALDVLGYERPTKLRGERARLVGLVLPELTNPIFPALAEIIGGGLSQNGYTPLLCTQNAGGITESDYVDLLLQQQVSGVIFLGGNYSQADAEHGHYERIRQVNLPTVLVNARIDGLDFATVSTDDAAAAEQAVLHLHQLGHRRIGMLMGPLDHIPSQRKLEAGRRLLERLGAEADDRLVVRGLYSLESGQAGATRLFAQGATAIVCASDPLALGAVRAARRAGLRVPEDVSVVGFDDSALMSCTEPPLTTVRQPIESMGRTVIDLLLSQIAGTTEPGDELLFEPELVLRSSTGPAA from the coding sequence ATGTCCAAGCGGCTAGCGGAAGTGGCGCGCAAGGTCGGTGTGAGCGAGGCGACCGTCAGTCGCGTGCTCAACGACAAGCCCGGGGTGTCGGATGCCACGCGCCAGGCCGTGCTCACCGCGCTCGACGTGCTCGGGTACGAGCGTCCCACGAAGCTCCGCGGCGAGCGGGCACGTCTGGTCGGCCTCGTGCTGCCGGAGCTCACCAACCCGATCTTCCCTGCGCTCGCCGAGATCATCGGCGGAGGGCTCAGCCAGAACGGCTACACCCCGCTCCTTTGCACGCAGAACGCGGGCGGCATCACGGAGTCCGACTACGTCGACCTCCTCCTGCAGCAGCAGGTGTCCGGTGTCATCTTCCTGGGCGGCAACTACAGCCAGGCGGATGCCGAGCACGGCCATTACGAGCGCATCCGCCAGGTGAACCTGCCGACGGTGCTCGTCAACGCGCGCATCGACGGACTCGACTTCGCGACGGTCTCGACCGACGACGCCGCCGCCGCCGAGCAGGCGGTGCTGCACCTGCATCAGCTCGGGCATCGCCGGATCGGGATGCTGATGGGCCCACTCGATCACATCCCGTCGCAGCGCAAGCTCGAGGCCGGTCGCCGGCTGCTCGAGCGCCTCGGCGCGGAGGCCGACGACCGGCTCGTCGTGCGCGGTCTCTACTCGCTCGAGTCGGGTCAGGCCGGGGCCACGCGCCTCTTCGCGCAGGGTGCGACGGCGATCGTGTGCGCGAGCGACCCGCTCGCCCTGGGCGCTGTGCGCGCGGCGCGCCGCGCGGGTTTGCGCGTGCCGGAGGACGTCTCGGTCGTCGGTTTCGACGACTCGGCGCTCATGAGCTGCACGGAGCCACCGCTCACGACGGTGCGCCAGCCGATCGAGTCCATGGGCCGCACCGTGATCGACCTCCTCCTGTCGCAGATCGCCGGAACCACCGAGCCCGGCGACGAGCTGCTCTTCGAGCCGGAGCTCGTTCTGCGCTCCTCGACCGGCCCCGCTGCGTAG
- a CDS encoding deoxyribodipyrimidine photo-lyase yields the protein MSSPSLVWFRDDLRLADNPALRTAINRGEPVIGLYVLDEESPGIRPLGGAARWWLHGSLASLRDRLAERGGSLVLRRGPAERVVTETVRDASAGAVFWNRRYGLPEREIDTALKTSLRDEGVTVESFAASLLFEPWTVRTGAGTHFSVFSPFWRACLALPSPRAPLPEPRSIDGPASGLDTDDLDDWALLPQHPDWAEGLRERWEPGEPAARRRLREFLADDLPGYRTARDEPAADSTSLLSPRLRWGELSPFQVWHEATAAGGEAGRFLSELGWREFAWHTLFHAPDLATVNLRREFDAFPWPRLRPSQLEAWQRGRTGIALVDAGMRELWHTGYMHNRVRMVAASFLIKNLLIDWRRGEEWFWDTLVDADGANNPFNWQWVAGSGADAAPYFRIFNPELQAKKFDPQGLYIRRWAPEYGGDEPPEPIVDLAASRKAALDAYEHVKRAARG from the coding sequence ATGTCGTCCCCCTCGCTCGTGTGGTTCCGCGATGACCTGCGCCTCGCCGACAACCCGGCCCTCCGCACGGCGATCAACCGCGGCGAGCCCGTGATCGGGCTGTATGTGCTCGACGAGGAGTCACCGGGCATCCGCCCCCTGGGCGGCGCCGCGCGCTGGTGGCTGCATGGGTCGCTCGCGTCGCTGCGCGACCGCCTCGCCGAGCGCGGCGGCTCTCTCGTGCTGCGGCGCGGCCCGGCCGAGCGCGTCGTCACGGAGACGGTTCGGGATGCCTCGGCCGGCGCGGTCTTCTGGAACCGGCGCTACGGCCTGCCGGAGCGCGAGATCGACACGGCGCTGAAGACGTCGCTCCGCGACGAGGGGGTGACGGTCGAGTCGTTCGCGGCATCCCTCCTCTTCGAGCCGTGGACCGTCCGCACCGGCGCCGGCACTCACTTCTCCGTCTTCTCGCCGTTCTGGCGGGCGTGCCTCGCCCTCCCGTCGCCGCGCGCGCCGCTCCCCGAACCGAGATCGATCGACGGCCCGGCATCTGGGCTCGACACGGACGACCTCGACGACTGGGCGCTGCTTCCGCAGCATCCCGACTGGGCGGAAGGCCTGCGCGAGCGCTGGGAGCCGGGCGAGCCCGCGGCGCGACGACGCCTGCGCGAGTTCCTCGCCGACGACCTCCCCGGCTACCGCACGGCGCGCGACGAGCCCGCCGCAGACTCGACGTCGCTCCTGTCACCGCGACTGCGCTGGGGCGAGCTCAGCCCCTTCCAGGTGTGGCACGAGGCGACGGCGGCGGGCGGCGAGGCGGGGCGCTTCCTGTCGGAGCTCGGGTGGCGCGAGTTCGCCTGGCACACGCTCTTCCACGCGCCCGACCTCGCGACCGTCAACCTGCGCCGCGAGTTCGACGCCTTCCCCTGGCCGCGGCTGCGACCGTCGCAGCTCGAGGCCTGGCAGCGGGGGCGCACCGGAATCGCCCTCGTCGACGCCGGCATGCGCGAGCTGTGGCACACGGGCTACATGCACAACCGCGTCCGGATGGTCGCGGCATCCTTCCTCATCAAGAACCTGCTGATCGACTGGCGGCGCGGCGAGGAATGGTTCTGGGACACGCTCGTCGACGCCGACGGCGCCAACAATCCCTTCAACTGGCAGTGGGTCGCCGGCTCGGGAGCGGATGCCGCGCCCTACTTCCGCATCTTCAATCCCGAGCTGCAGGCGAAGAAGTTCGATCCGCAGGGGCTCTACATCCGGCGCTGGGCGCCCGAGTACGGCGGCGACGAGCCGCCCGAGCCGATCGTCGACCTCGCCGCGTCGCGCAAGGCCGCCCTCGACGCGTACGAGCACGTCAAGCGCGCCGCGCGCGGCTGA
- a CDS encoding aldo/keto reductase: protein MDYVQLGRTGTSVSRIVLGTMNFGDRTSEEDAFAIMDRALELGVNFFDTANGYGGSAGRGTTEEIIGRWLAARPGVRDDLVLATKVHSPMVDPTPDGDVVNARGAGAWQVRREAIGSLRRLQTDRIDLYQFHHIDRHISWPELWQAMEVLVAKGEVVYTGSSNFAAWNIAQANEIAKSRNFLGLVSEQSLYNLVQRSIELEVIPAAQHYGLGILPWSPLAGGLLSGGSSDPNARSAAGRISSQREERRDQLDAYERFAQERGWTPSALGLAWLLHQPGVTGPIVGPRTVEQLESAVSALDIHLSAEDLAALDELFPGPGGQAPEAYAW, encoded by the coding sequence ATGGATTACGTACAGCTCGGGCGAACCGGCACCTCTGTCTCGCGCATCGTCCTCGGTACGATGAACTTCGGCGACCGCACCTCGGAGGAGGATGCCTTCGCGATCATGGACCGGGCGCTGGAGCTCGGCGTCAACTTCTTCGACACGGCGAACGGCTACGGCGGGTCCGCCGGCCGTGGTACGACCGAAGAGATCATCGGCCGCTGGCTCGCCGCCCGTCCGGGTGTGCGCGACGACCTCGTGCTCGCGACCAAGGTGCACTCGCCGATGGTCGACCCGACACCGGACGGCGACGTCGTCAACGCCCGCGGCGCGGGCGCGTGGCAGGTGCGCCGCGAGGCGATCGGCTCGCTCCGGCGCCTGCAGACCGACCGCATCGACCTCTACCAGTTCCACCACATCGATCGGCATATCTCCTGGCCCGAGCTGTGGCAGGCCATGGAGGTGCTGGTCGCGAAGGGCGAGGTCGTCTACACGGGCAGCTCGAACTTCGCCGCGTGGAACATCGCACAGGCGAACGAGATCGCGAAGAGCCGCAACTTCCTCGGCCTCGTGAGCGAGCAGTCGCTCTACAACCTCGTGCAGCGCTCGATCGAGCTGGAGGTCATCCCGGCGGCCCAGCACTACGGGCTCGGCATCCTGCCGTGGTCGCCGCTCGCGGGCGGTCTGCTGAGCGGGGGGTCCTCCGACCCCAATGCACGGTCGGCGGCCGGCCGCATCTCGTCGCAGCGCGAGGAGCGCCGCGACCAGCTCGACGCCTACGAGCGCTTCGCGCAGGAGCGCGGATGGACGCCGTCGGCCCTCGGCCTGGCGTGGCTGCTGCACCAGCCCGGCGTCACCGGCCCCATCGTCGGACCGCGCACCGTCGAGCAGCTCGAGTCGGCCGTGTCGGCGCTCGACATCCACCTGAGCGCCGAGGATCTCGCGGCGCTCGACGAGCTCTTCCCCGGCCCCGGCGGCCAGGCTCCGGAGGCCTACGCCTGGTAG
- a CDS encoding sugar ABC transporter substrate-binding protein produces MQHTKRAVVTGVALLSALALAGCSGTSSSDDSGADAATCAPSDGDVTLDFTSWIPGIEDVVAMWNEENPNIQVKVQTGPNGNGGTYKSYFSQLEAGNAPDLGQIEYDALSSFRVQDGLEDLSACEDVVKAESEFIPWTWGQVTLGGDGVYGIPQDSGPMALFYRSDLFEQNGIAVPTTWDEYKEAAKKIRAAGGYITNFSTADINQFAGFVWQAEGKWFANDGKEWTVDLTGEESQKVAEYWQELLDEDLVSTYPAWTEEWNNAYNSGEVWTWNSAVWGANSISSGAPDTAGKWSVAPSPQWEAGGTSAGNWGGSSIAVFKGSKHLYEAAKFALWLNTSDEALTALNKSANIYPATTAGLKLPSLQEGVEFYGGQKIYDVFAEAASQVNPDFVWGPTMTQTYANVSDGFQKAVTGQGTLLDALKSAQESTISTLKAQSIPVAG; encoded by the coding sequence ATGCAGCACACCAAGAGGGCAGTCGTCACCGGCGTCGCACTGCTCAGCGCACTCGCGCTCGCCGGATGCTCCGGCACGTCGAGCAGCGATGACAGCGGCGCGGATGCCGCGACCTGCGCACCGTCCGACGGCGACGTCACGCTCGACTTCACGTCGTGGATCCCCGGCATCGAGGACGTCGTCGCGATGTGGAACGAGGAGAACCCGAACATCCAGGTGAAGGTGCAGACGGGCCCCAACGGCAACGGTGGCACCTACAAGAGCTACTTCAGCCAGCTCGAGGCGGGCAACGCCCCCGACCTCGGCCAGATCGAGTACGACGCGCTGTCGAGCTTCCGGGTGCAGGACGGACTCGAGGACCTCTCCGCGTGCGAGGACGTCGTGAAGGCCGAGAGCGAGTTCATCCCGTGGACGTGGGGGCAGGTGACGCTCGGCGGCGACGGCGTGTACGGCATCCCGCAGGACTCGGGCCCCATGGCGCTGTTCTATCGCTCGGATCTGTTCGAGCAGAACGGCATCGCCGTCCCGACCACGTGGGACGAGTACAAGGAGGCCGCGAAGAAGATCCGCGCGGCCGGCGGCTACATCACCAACTTCTCGACCGCCGACATCAACCAGTTCGCGGGCTTCGTGTGGCAGGCCGAGGGCAAGTGGTTCGCCAACGACGGCAAGGAGTGGACGGTCGACCTGACCGGCGAGGAATCGCAGAAGGTCGCCGAGTACTGGCAGGAGCTCCTCGACGAGGACCTCGTCTCGACCTACCCCGCCTGGACCGAGGAGTGGAACAACGCCTACAACTCGGGCGAGGTCTGGACGTGGAACTCCGCCGTCTGGGGCGCCAACTCGATCTCGTCGGGCGCGCCCGACACGGCCGGCAAGTGGTCGGTCGCCCCGTCCCCGCAGTGGGAGGCCGGCGGCACGAGCGCGGGCAACTGGGGCGGCTCGTCGATCGCCGTCTTCAAGGGGTCGAAGCACCTCTACGAGGCGGCCAAGTTCGCCCTGTGGCTCAACACGTCGGATGAGGCGCTGACCGCCCTCAACAAGTCGGCGAACATCTACCCCGCGACGACGGCCGGCCTGAAGCTGCCCTCGCTGCAGGAGGGCGTCGAGTTCTACGGCGGCCAGAAGATCTACGACGTCTTCGCCGAGGCGGCCTCGCAGGTGAACCCCGACTTCGTGTGGGGCCCGACGATGACGCAGACCTACGCCAACGTGTCGGACGGCTTCCAGAAGGCCGTGACGGGTCAGGGCACGCTGCTCGACGCGCTGAAGTCTGCGCAGGAGTCGACGATCTCGACGCTCAAGGCGCAGTCGATCCCGGTCGCCGGGTAA
- a CDS encoding carbohydrate ABC transporter permease: protein MSLLTRTAGATADDLKPARGPRESILSRGAAFLIMGVFTLYFLVPIWWLFIASTKDRGDLLTTNPLWFADWNLFANIGDLLAYNNGIYLRWIGNSIAYAGLGALLATIFSGMCGYALAKYRFRGREAYFNTVLGGVLVPATALALPLFLLFSQVNLTNTFWAVLLPSIVSPFGVYLSRIYATASVPDELIEAGRIDGASEVRTFFQVSVRLMTPALITVFLFQFVAIWNNFFLPLIMLRSQELFPVTYGLYTWNTQLNQIPELRTYVLVGSFLSIVPLIVAFLLLQRFWRNGLGTGSVK, encoded by the coding sequence ATGAGCCTCCTCACTCGTACCGCGGGTGCGACCGCCGACGACCTGAAGCCCGCGCGCGGTCCGCGCGAGAGCATCCTGTCCCGCGGAGCGGCGTTCCTCATCATGGGCGTCTTCACGCTCTACTTCCTCGTGCCGATCTGGTGGCTCTTCATCGCCTCCACGAAGGACCGCGGCGACCTGCTGACGACCAACCCGCTGTGGTTCGCCGACTGGAATCTCTTCGCCAACATCGGCGACCTCCTGGCGTACAACAACGGCATCTACCTGCGCTGGATCGGCAACAGCATCGCCTACGCGGGTCTCGGCGCCCTGCTCGCGACGATCTTCTCCGGCATGTGCGGCTACGCCCTCGCGAAGTACCGCTTCCGCGGGCGGGAGGCGTACTTCAACACCGTGCTGGGCGGTGTGCTCGTGCCCGCGACGGCGCTCGCCCTTCCCCTGTTCCTGCTGTTCAGCCAGGTGAACCTCACGAACACGTTCTGGGCGGTGCTCCTTCCCAGCATCGTCAGCCCGTTCGGCGTCTACCTCAGCCGCATCTACGCGACGGCGTCGGTGCCCGATGAACTCATCGAGGCGGGCCGCATCGACGGCGCGAGCGAGGTGCGCACGTTCTTCCAGGTGTCCGTGCGGCTCATGACGCCGGCGCTCATCACGGTGTTCCTCTTCCAGTTCGTGGCGATCTGGAACAACTTCTTCCTGCCGCTCATCATGCTGCGCAGCCAGGAGCTCTTCCCCGTCACGTACGGCCTCTACACGTGGAACACGCAGCTCAACCAGATCCCCGAGCTGCGCACCTACGTCCTCGTCGGGTCGTTCCTCTCGATCGTCCCGCTCATCGTCGCCTTCCTCCTCCTTCAGCGCTTCTGGCGCAACGGCCTGGGCACCGGGTCCGTGAAGTGA
- a CDS encoding sugar ABC transporter permease has protein sequence MTATEVLVTAGRRSAPTSRPKRRRTPHKGAIAIFTGPFSILFLLFYLIPIGYAVWQSLLVVEREGLYGKPTEVFGGLTQYGLVFQSGPFWESVGRVLLFGIVQVPVMLGLALLFALLLDSPALKGKKFFRLAFFAPYAVPGVIAAIMWGFLYSPNLSPFTNVTQAVDFLSPQLVLWSIANVVTWVFIGYNMLIIYSALLAIPSEVYEAARLDGAGQIRIAWSIKIPIVAPALILTAVFSIIGTLQLLAEPQVFRSFSAAVSSTYTPNMTIYATSSIPNPNLAAAFSVVLAAATFVLSFAFLKITQRKAEQ, from the coding sequence ATGACCGCCACGGAAGTCCTCGTGACCGCGGGTCGCCGCAGCGCGCCCACGTCCAGGCCGAAGCGGCGCAGGACGCCGCACAAGGGTGCGATCGCGATCTTCACCGGTCCGTTCAGCATCCTGTTCCTGCTCTTCTACCTGATCCCCATCGGCTATGCGGTGTGGCAGTCGCTGCTCGTGGTCGAGCGCGAAGGGCTGTACGGAAAGCCCACCGAGGTGTTCGGCGGGCTCACCCAGTACGGCCTCGTGTTCCAGAGCGGCCCGTTCTGGGAGTCGGTCGGGCGCGTGCTGCTCTTCGGCATCGTGCAGGTGCCGGTCATGCTCGGGCTCGCGCTGCTCTTCGCGCTGCTGCTCGACTCGCCCGCGCTCAAGGGCAAGAAGTTCTTCCGGCTCGCATTCTTCGCGCCGTACGCCGTGCCCGGCGTCATCGCGGCGATCATGTGGGGCTTCCTGTACTCGCCCAACCTGTCGCCCTTCACGAACGTGACGCAGGCCGTCGACTTCCTCTCGCCGCAGCTCGTGCTGTGGTCGATCGCGAACGTCGTGACCTGGGTGTTCATCGGCTACAACATGCTGATCATCTACTCGGCGCTGCTCGCCATCCCGTCGGAGGTGTACGAGGCGGCCCGCCTCGACGGCGCCGGCCAGATCCGCATCGCGTGGTCGATCAAAATCCCGATCGTCGCGCCGGCACTCATCCTGACGGCCGTGTTCTCGATCATCGGCACGCTGCAGCTGCTCGCCGAGCCGCAGGTCTTCCGGTCATTCAGCGCCGCCGTCTCGTCGACCTACACGCCGAACATGACGATCTACGCGACGAGCTCCATCCCCAACCCGAACCTCGCGGCGGCGTTCTCCGTCGTCCTCGCGGCTGCGACCTTCGTGCTGTCGTTCGCGTTCCTCAAGATCACCCAGCGGAAGGCCGAGCAATGA
- a CDS encoding beta-galactosidase, producing MTRPARPFEHDGIAFGCDYNPEQWAPDVWDEDIALMQQAGVDLVAINIFGWSHLEPREGEFDFSGLDDIIGRLHAAGIRVNLGTGTSSPPAWLTRAHPEVLPMVEDGTRRYPGGRQAWCPSSPVFRAAALRLVEAVAGRYGEHPAVSLWHVSNELGCHNALCHCDVSAAAFRGWLRAKYGTIDGLNRAWGTAFWSQTYREWDEIGTPRATLSSRNPGQMLDFHRFSSDELLSYYRAEADVIRRLSSAPITTNFMVTAHIENLDYWSWAGDMDVVANDHYLDHRLDDPNAELSFAADLSRGLGGGAPWILMEHSTGAVNWQPLNKAKSAGEILRNSLTHVARGADGVCFFQWRASLQGSEKFHSAMLPHAGTDSAVWREVVALGGIVDRIGEVAGSRVEASAALVFSWESWWATQNESRPSKALGYLDQVHAAYAALHAQGLTVDIVAPGADLSAYRLVVVPGLHLVRAAEAAVITDWIAAGGTALVTFYSGTVDEEDRVWAGGYTGPFRDALGLRIEEFAPVEPGTPLHLSDGGTAHLWSERSHVTTARVEASFSDGPSEGHPAVTRNTWGSGAAWYLATLPSAADYRALIARLADEAGVPPAARVCGATDAVEIVRRRGVDASFLFIVNHGSAPIVVEATGRELVCGTEVSGHVDVPGGAVRIIREEAAA from the coding sequence ATGACCCGCCCCGCCCGCCCCTTCGAGCACGACGGCATCGCGTTCGGCTGCGACTACAACCCGGAGCAGTGGGCGCCCGACGTGTGGGACGAGGACATCGCCCTGATGCAGCAGGCGGGCGTCGATCTCGTCGCGATCAACATCTTCGGCTGGTCGCACCTCGAGCCCCGCGAGGGGGAGTTCGACTTCAGCGGGCTCGACGACATCATCGGCCGTCTGCACGCCGCCGGCATCCGGGTCAATCTCGGCACGGGCACGTCCTCGCCGCCGGCGTGGCTCACCCGAGCCCACCCGGAAGTCCTGCCCATGGTGGAGGACGGCACCCGCCGCTACCCCGGCGGTCGCCAGGCGTGGTGTCCGAGCTCGCCGGTGTTCCGCGCGGCCGCGCTGCGGCTCGTCGAGGCGGTGGCCGGCCGGTACGGCGAGCATCCCGCCGTCTCGCTCTGGCATGTGTCCAACGAACTGGGATGCCACAACGCGCTGTGCCACTGCGACGTGAGCGCCGCCGCGTTCCGCGGGTGGCTGCGCGCCAAGTACGGCACGATCGACGGCCTCAACCGGGCGTGGGGCACGGCCTTCTGGAGCCAGACCTACCGCGAGTGGGACGAGATCGGCACGCCGCGCGCGACGCTCTCGAGCCGCAATCCCGGGCAGATGCTCGACTTCCACCGCTTCAGCTCGGATGAGCTGCTCTCGTACTACCGCGCCGAGGCCGACGTCATCCGCCGGCTGAGCTCTGCGCCCATCACGACGAACTTCATGGTCACGGCCCACATCGAGAACCTCGACTACTGGTCGTGGGCCGGTGACATGGACGTCGTCGCGAACGACCACTACCTCGACCACCGCCTCGACGATCCGAACGCGGAGCTGTCCTTCGCCGCGGACCTCTCCCGCGGTCTCGGCGGCGGGGCGCCGTGGATCCTCATGGAGCACTCGACGGGGGCCGTCAACTGGCAGCCACTCAACAAGGCGAAGAGCGCGGGCGAGATCCTCCGCAACTCGCTGACGCACGTCGCGCGCGGCGCCGACGGGGTCTGCTTCTTCCAATGGCGCGCATCGCTGCAGGGCAGCGAGAAGTTCCACTCGGCGATGCTCCCGCACGCCGGCACCGACTCGGCCGTCTGGCGCGAGGTCGTCGCGCTCGGCGGCATCGTCGACCGGATCGGCGAGGTCGCGGGCTCCCGCGTCGAGGCCTCGGCCGCGCTGGTCTTCTCCTGGGAGTCCTGGTGGGCGACTCAGAACGAATCGCGGCCGAGCAAGGCGCTCGGCTACCTCGACCAGGTGCACGCCGCGTATGCCGCGCTCCACGCGCAGGGCCTCACGGTCGACATCGTCGCGCCGGGCGCCGACCTCTCCGCCTACCGTCTGGTCGTCGTGCCGGGCCTGCACCTCGTCCGCGCCGCCGAGGCGGCCGTCATCACCGACTGGATCGCCGCGGGCGGCACGGCGCTCGTCACCTTCTACTCGGGCACCGTCGACGAGGAGGACCGCGTCTGGGCGGGGGGCTACACCGGCCCCTTCCGCGACGCGCTCGGCCTCCGCATCGAGGAGTTCGCCCCCGTCGAGCCGGGGACGCCTCTGCACCTCAGCGACGGAGGCACGGCGCACCTGTGGTCGGAGCGCTCGCACGTCACGACGGCGCGGGTCGAGGCATCCTTCTCCGACGGTCCTTCCGAAGGTCACCCCGCCGTCACGCGCAACACCTGGGGGAGCGGCGCCGCGTGGTACCTCGCGACCCTCCCGTCCGCCGCCGATTACCGCGCGCTCATCGCTCGCCTCGCCGACGAGGCCGGTGTGCCTCCGGCGGCGCGCGTCTGCGGGGCGACCGACGCCGTGGAGATCGTCCGGCGCCGGGGAGTGGATGCCTCGTTCCTGTTCATCGTGAACCACGGCTCGGCGCCGATCGTGGTCGAGGCCACCGGCCGAGAGCTCGTCTGCGGCACGGAGGTCTCGGGGCACGTCGACGTGCCCGGCGGCGCCGTGCGCATCATCCGAGAGGAGGCGGCCGCATGA
- a CDS encoding LacI family DNA-binding transcriptional regulator — protein sequence MSRVESSGRRKRATVKDVATEAGVSRGTVSRVLNGQPYVSDEARAAIDAAIAKVGFVPNRAARSLVMQSSQAIGLIVHEPHSLFVEDPNIGSILLGANAALSDADYQLSFLIADSPRDIERLARYLSGGLIDGVIIVSARVGDPITRAVADLGLPAAFVGHPRDIGDAAYVAIDNRGGAREITTRLAATGRQRIGMIAAALDRDSGSDRLAGFVDALGNRFDPQLVQRVPFYSYSDGQTGMRELLERHPDIDGVFASSDAVAAGAMDVLKDAGRVVPDDVGVVGFDDSSWALRCDPPLSTVHQPADQLGRAAALSVLAQLRGEDPQAGGRVLECPVVWRGSA from the coding sequence ATGAGTCGCGTGGAGAGCAGCGGCCGTCGCAAGCGTGCGACAGTCAAGGACGTCGCGACCGAGGCGGGGGTATCGCGAGGCACGGTGAGCCGTGTCCTCAATGGACAGCCGTACGTCTCGGACGAAGCGCGCGCCGCGATCGACGCGGCCATCGCGAAGGTGGGGTTCGTGCCGAACCGCGCCGCACGGAGCCTCGTCATGCAGAGCTCGCAGGCGATCGGCCTCATCGTGCACGAGCCGCACTCGCTCTTCGTCGAAGACCCCAACATCGGATCGATCCTGCTCGGCGCGAACGCCGCGCTCTCCGACGCCGACTACCAGCTGTCGTTCCTCATCGCCGACAGCCCCCGCGACATCGAGCGGCTTGCGCGCTACCTCAGCGGCGGCCTCATCGACGGCGTGATCATCGTCTCGGCGCGCGTCGGCGACCCGATCACACGGGCGGTCGCCGACCTCGGACTGCCTGCCGCCTTCGTCGGACATCCCCGGGATATCGGCGATGCCGCCTACGTCGCGATCGACAACCGAGGCGGCGCGCGCGAGATCACGACCCGCCTGGCCGCCACGGGACGACAGCGGATCGGCATGATCGCGGCGGCGCTCGACCGCGACTCCGGCTCGGACCGCCTCGCCGGATTCGTCGATGCCCTGGGCAATCGCTTCGACCCGCAGCTCGTGCAGCGGGTGCCGTTCTACTCGTACTCCGACGGACAGACCGGCATGCGCGAGCTGCTGGAGCGGCATCCCGATATCGACGGCGTCTTCGCCTCGAGCGACGCCGTCGCCGCCGGAGCCATGGATGTTCTCAAGGATGCCGGGCGCGTCGTTCCCGACGACGTCGGGGTCGTCGGTTTCGACGACAGCTCGTGGGCGCTGCGGTGCGACCCTCCCCTCTCGACCGTGCACCAGCCGGCCGATCAGCTCGGCCGGGCCGCCGCGCTGTCGGTGCTGGCGCAGCTGCGGGGCGAGGATCCCCAGGCCGGGGGACGGGTGCTCGAGTGCCCCGTCGTCTGGCGCGGCTCTGCCTGA